In the Sediminibacter sp. Hel_I_10 genome, one interval contains:
- the rmuC gene encoding DNA recombination protein RmuC: MTDNIILILAIIISAAIGAYLGMLFIKLKSKSEQSTLEERNANLSQQLDDARTYHQAELQKQQNDFNSKITELQQILLKTETVREDIRSEKDLLSTELARRNTEYENLQNLYQKREAEVEDRQQQLRKDFELLATKILDEKSEKFTLQNKENIKNILSPLQEKIMVFEKKVDDTQKESISMHSALKEQLLGLKDLNQQMTKEATNLTKALKGDSKMQGNWGELVLERVLEKSGLEKDREYFVQQSFTLADGSRVLPDVVLNLPNNKKMIIDSKVSLTNYERYVNAEEEERPIFLKAHISSIRKHVDQLSDKNYQDLYDIESPDFVLLFIPIEPAFAIAINEDNSIYNKAFEKNIVIVTPSTLLATLRTIDTMWNNEKQQRNAIEIARQAGALYDKFEGLVKDLTGVGKKIDDAKKDYSSAMNKLVEGRGNLITSVEKLKRMGAKAKKSLPERILERASDDSEE; the protein is encoded by the coding sequence ATGACCGATAACATCATTCTCATTCTTGCTATTATTATTTCCGCAGCTATTGGTGCGTATTTAGGAATGCTTTTTATTAAGCTGAAAAGTAAAAGTGAACAAAGCACTTTAGAAGAACGCAATGCAAATTTATCGCAACAATTAGATGATGCGCGAACCTACCATCAAGCTGAACTTCAGAAACAACAAAACGATTTCAATTCGAAAATTACTGAATTGCAACAAATCCTTCTAAAAACTGAAACTGTTCGCGAAGATATTAGAAGTGAAAAAGATCTCTTGAGTACCGAGTTGGCTCGAAGAAATACCGAATATGAAAATCTACAAAATTTATATCAAAAACGTGAAGCTGAAGTAGAAGATCGCCAACAACAACTTCGGAAAGACTTTGAACTTTTAGCCACTAAAATCTTAGATGAAAAATCTGAAAAGTTCACCCTTCAGAATAAAGAAAACATCAAGAATATTTTGAGTCCTTTGCAGGAGAAGATCATGGTCTTTGAAAAGAAAGTAGATGATACTCAAAAGGAAAGCATTAGTATGCATTCTGCTTTAAAAGAACAGCTCTTAGGTTTAAAAGATTTAAACCAACAAATGACCAAGGAGGCTACTAATTTAACCAAAGCCCTTAAGGGGGATAGCAAAATGCAGGGTAATTGGGGTGAATTGGTTTTAGAACGCGTGTTAGAAAAATCTGGCTTAGAAAAGGATCGAGAGTATTTTGTACAGCAAAGTTTTACCTTAGCCGATGGCTCAAGAGTTTTGCCCGATGTGGTTTTAAATCTTCCCAACAACAAAAAAATGATCATTGACAGCAAAGTATCGCTTACTAATTATGAGCGCTACGTAAATGCTGAAGAAGAGGAACGACCCATTTTTTTAAAGGCGCATATCAGCTCGATTAGAAAACATGTGGATCAACTTTCTGATAAAAATTATCAGGACCTTTATGATATTGAATCGCCAGACTTTGTACTGCTGTTTATTCCTATTGAACCCGCATTTGCCATTGCCATAAATGAGGATAATTCGATATATAACAAAGCCTTTGAAAAAAATATTGTTATAGTGACACCATCCACCCTTTTGGCAACATTACGCACCATTGATACCATGTGGAATAACGAGAAGCAGCAACGTAACGCAATAGAAATTGCAAGACAAGCGGGTGCACTTTATGATAAGTTTGAAGGCTTAGTTAAAGATTTAACCGGTGTGGGCAAGAAAATTGATGATGCCAAAAAGGACTATTCTTCAGCCATGAATAAACTAGTGGAGGGTCGTGGAAACCTCATCACTAGTGTTGAAAAATTAAAGCGTATGGGCGCCAAAGCCAAAAAGTCTTTACCGGAGAGAATTTTAGAGCGCGCTTCTGATGATAGTGAAGAATAA